TATCGACgtgtcccctctccttcctttctactAATCCTTTTGTTTCCTCATCCCATCGCTTTATTCGActgtccctcttccctttttctatctatcctttgtttccttccccctcctttattcgagtgtcccctttcccttcctctctatctatccttttgtttcctcctccccctccttattcgactgtcccctcttccctcctttcatctatctttgtttcctctcccctcctttattgaagtgtccctctgtccttcctttctATCTACTACCTTTGTTGTCCTTCCCTCCTTATCGAcgtgtccccctctccctccttctacatCCTTTGTGTCTATCGAGCCATAGACTATCCTCTGATCGAAAGCCCTCGCTTCCTTCACTATTGTGTTGAGTCGAAAACTATCCTCCTTATCGACGTGTTCTCTGTGAGTGGgaggtgtgtgtggatacatggATTTTGTCTTCGGATGGTGATTTTATTGGGTCgtaaattttcattttagtaGTGAGNNNNNNNNNNNNNNNNNNNNNNNNNNNNNNNNNNNNNNNNNNNNNNNNNNNNNNNNNNNNNNNNNNattattattattattattttgttcgggttacttttttttctcctgttattgAGTTGCGTtttgtgattttgttgttgttgtcacctttttttttatatcaatgagTTGTTATTTTACTgctgttttccatttttaatattactgtttttttaatataattgagttattttttttatttctgatatcaatgagtttttttttaaattattattaatcacgTGATCATtacgagaaaagaaaatatttttgttgataGTGACATAGTCCAGGAGATAGGacatgtgtagaaaaaaaatatatatcagtatttgttgattatattgtcattatatacTTCCTCACCCTACTCATCTCCTtacttactccccctcccctaactcGCTCCCCTGACTCACCACCCCCTTCCCTACAGGAGCACTACATCCCAGCGACACGACCTGAAGTAGCCGCGTCGTCACTACCCGGCGGAGAGGACTACTACCTGGCCTGTCTCAAGTTCCACACGACCACGCAGCTCACGCCCCAAGAGATACACAGCTTGGGTCTCTCGGAGATTAAGAGGATCGAGGAAGAGGTCAATAAGGTGAGTCGAAAANNNNNNNNNNNNNNNNNNNNNNNNNNNNNNNNNNNNNNNNNNNNNNNNNNNNNNNNNNNNNNNNNNNNNNNNNNNNNNNNNNNNNNNNNNNNNNNNNNNNNNNNNNNNNNNNNNNNNNNNNNNNNNACTTTGGGGGTGTTAGTAGGGAAGGAGTAGGGGTATCGTTGTTTTTAGCTACGTAGTGTCCGCTGTTTTCTGCTTATTGGTGCTGCGACTTGTCCCTAAAAGTACAACTATGTCTGCTCCGTGGTAAAGCTGTTTCTGCTCAGTTATACCTACTGTTTTCTGCTTAGTAGTACCGCTGTTTCTGCTTTGTCATGTCGCTTCTTGTGCCCAGAAGTACCGTTGTATGTGTTGAGTAGtgccattattattcttttaacggtaggtagtGCCATAGTGTTTGCTTTAGTGGTACAACTTTTTTCTGCTTACGAACCGTTGTTTCTGCTCAATAGCACCATTGTTTATACTTAGTGGTACCGCTAATTCTGCTTGGTTATACCGGTGCTTCTGGTTACCAATATCGCAGCTTGTGTTCAGTAGCACCGCTATATGTACTAGGTAGTACTGTTGTTTCTGATTAACCTGTGTTTGTCAAGTGGTGTACCTGtctatgattagtattatcattgcttCTGCTGAGTCACGCCGCTGCTTCTGTTTAGTAGTACCGTTGCACTTGATATATATCACGAGGATGAGAGGGGTGTTGACTTTGCTTGTTTTGGGGAACTCTGAGAATAGTCTGTTTCTGCTTCGCTACAGAACCCATCCTTCAAAGTTTCAGGTCTTTGTCCATCCTTGTCTTCGAGTCCGTCAAAGTTTCAAATTTCTAGTTATAATTGTTTccgagttaattttttttttcatatttgttcttACAGCCTTTCCAAGTTTTGAAATCTTAGTCCACAGGTGACTTCAGAATTATTTAATTCCAAATAGAGTCATGCATTCGATTCTAAATTTAAAGATCTTTGTTCATAGTTCTGTTTATTAAGGCTTCTAAATCCTTTCTGTCTACCGCCCACTGTCAGTACAGAAACCTTAAACCGTATTAACAATTACccgatgaaaaaataatcatgtaATCTCTCTCAACTGACAGACCTAAACAGTCACTGATCCGGCGCCCAGGTGACTGTtaccccaaactaacctaaaagtTCCAGGCCCAGGTCCCATTTGACAGTTATCCCTTGATAAACCTTAACAAATATAAAATCCNNNNNNNNNNNNNNNNNNNNNNNNNNNNNNNNNNNNNNNNAACCGTAGCAAAACATATAATCTCACGATTGACAGGTACCCCCCAAAACAAAGCTCAAATAAATACACCTCTACACccacaagtaaataaaataaacatgtgtatatatatatgtgtgtgtaatacccNNNNNNNNNNNNNNNNNNNNNNNNNNNNNNNNNNNNNNNNNNNNNNNNNNNNNNNNNNNNNNNNNNNNNNNNNNNNNNNNNNNNNNNNNNNNNNNNNNNNNNNNNNNNNNNNNNNNNNNNNNNNNNNNNNNNNNNNNNNNNNNNNNNAAACGTCAACATAATTGCTCTTATTCTCACNNNNNNNNNNNNNNNNNNNNNNNNNNNTAGACCGCCCAGGAGATGGGTCTCGAGGGCCACACTGCAGCCGAGGTCTTCCAGATTCTCAAGGAGGACCCAGACCAGCGTTTCAGCAGCAAGGACGAGCTTCTCAACACCTACAGACAGAGAATTTATGGCGACATCTATCCCTTGGTTCACCAGCTTTTCGACACAGTGCCTGAAGTTAATGTGACGTGAGTAAAATGTCAATAAATTTGAGTGCTAAAGGAAGGAGtgatgaaaaggggagaggggaaggaagNNNNNNNNNNNNNNNNNNNNNNNNNNNNNNNNNNNNNNNNNNNNNNNNNNNNNNNNNNNNNNNNNNNNNNNNNNNNNNNNNNNNNNNNNNNNNNNNNNNNNNNNNNNNNNNNNNNNNNNNNNNNNNNNNNNNNNNNNNNNNNNNNNNNNNNNNNNNNNNNNNNNNNNNNNNNNNNNNNNNNNNNNNNNNNNNNNNNNNNNNNNNNNNNNNNNNNNNNNNNNNNTGGATCAATGAAACCCTTTTTCGCCCTAGGGTCGAGGGAGTCGACGAACCCAACGCTGTCTATGCCTATTACGCAGAGCCATCCATGGATGGGTCTCGCCTGGGCACCTTCTTCTTAAACTCGTATATTTATGATAAGCAgtaagttactttttttttgttcttgNNNNNNNNNNNNNNNNNNNNNNNNTTCAcgagtttatatttatgtttatttgtttttgtctctatttcttttttttctgttctctgtNNNNNNNNNNNNNNNNNNNNNNNNNNNNNNNNNNNNNNNNNNNNNNNNNNNNNNNNNNNNNNNNNNNNNNNNNNNNNNNNNNNNNNNNNNNNNNNNNNNNNNNNNNNNNNNNNNNNNNNNNNNNNNNNNNNNNNNNNNNNNNNNNNNNNNNNNNNNNNNNNNNNNNNNNNNNNNNNNNNNNNNNNNNNNNNNNNNNNNNNNNNNNNNNNNNNNNNNNNNNNNNNNNNNNNNNNNNNNNNNNNNNNNNNNNNNNNNNNNNNNNNNNNNNNNNNNNNNNNNNNNNNNNNNNNNNNNNNNNNNNNNNNNNNNNNNNNNNNNNNNNNNNNNNNNNNNNNNNNNNNNNNNNNNNNNNNNNNNNNNNNNNNNNNNNNNNNNNNNNNNNNNNNNNNNNNNNNNNNNNNNNNCATACTCGTATTTCAATTGATTAATTTCCTATTTATACCCAATAACCAAAGTCGATGTATATTTCCCTTGGTGTAAAAGATATATGAACGAAAGAGAATGTATTGTTCCGATAAAGATCTAAGCTTGCAATGTGATTCCTCATTCATTTTCATCCaattatctctcccccccctcctctcttccctccttcccccctccctccccccctcccccctacagtAAGAAATACGAGGTCACGGCCCTCGCCCTTCACGAGGCCATCCCAGGTCACCACTTCCACTCCGCCTACACGAGGATGAACCCTGCCACGCCCGATTTTCGGAAATACATCGACGGCACGAGAATGGGCGACGTTCCAGCGAAGTTTCCCCTGCACACCGTTTTCGTCGAGGGCTGGGGTCTCTACGCCGAGCTGCTGGGAGAGGAATTGGGTCTCTATGCCGACTCGTACCAGAGGTGATTTTTCCTTGGCTTCGTTTGAATTCCCGTTGGTCGCGGTCTCGGGAGTTCTGTATAGCATTGTGTTCGACTTGATTCAGGTTTTATTAGGTTCAATTTNNNNNNNNNNNNNNNNNNNNNNNNNNNNNNNNNNNNNNNNNNNNNNNNNNNNNNNNNNNNNNNNNNNNNNNNNNNNNNNNNNNNNNNNNNNNNNNNNNNNNNNNNNCAGTTGTAAGATTtgattcagtatttttttaaatattaaatgcgattatgcattatataaaatCCAATACATTTAAataccatttcttttttatcgCCTTTTTCATTACCTTACGATTCGATTCCACAAATTATAAAACAAAGACTTTGTTTTGATTCTTATCTTATCGCCATTTATATTGCCTTTGTCTCTTATCGCCTCGATCCCTtgtcttttcactttctcttatcGACTCATTCTTCATCTATTTCCTTCATCTCTCattccctcatttcctttcctttatctcctattacctcactccctcattcccttcatctctcgtcgcctcactccctcattcccttcatctctcgtcgcctcactccctcattcccttcatctctcgtcgcctcactccctcattcccttcatctctcgtcgcctcactccctcattcccttcatctctcgtcgcctcactccctcattcccttcatctctcgtcgcctcactccctcattcccttcatcGATTTCCTTCGTCCCTCAGGCCTTATCTCATCTCCTCTTATCCGAAATCCCAGACTAGGCCGCTATTCCTTCGAGCTGCTTCGCGCGAGCAGGCTTGTGGTCGACACCGGGATCCATGCCCTCGGCTGGTCACGTGACAGGGCGGTCAAGTTCATGCTGGAACGCACGGGCATGTCTGAAACCGCGATTCAGGTGCGCTGTggtttctgttttctgtctttttttctggttttctgtcttttttttctggttttctgtcttttttttttttttttttttttgagggtgggtgggttttgtgggggggggttattattttttttttcccgtgtagTTANNNNNNNNNNNNNNNNNNNNNNNNNNNNNNNNNNNNNNNNNNNNNNNtctttctctctgtttctttgtctgNNNNNNNNNNNNNNNNNNNNNNNNNNNNNNNNNNNNNNNNNNNNNNNNNNNNNNNNNNNNNNNNNNNNNNNNNNNNNNNNNNNNNNNNNNNNNNNNNNNNNNNNNNNNNNNNNNNNNNNNNNNNNNNNNNNNNNNNNNNNNNNNNNNNNNNNNNNNNNNNNNNNNNNNNNNNNNNNNNNNNNNNNNNNNNNNNNNNNNNNNNNNNNNNNNNNNNNNNNNNNNNNGCTAGCTAGCTATCCATGTATCTGTATCTGNNNNNNNNNNNNNNNNNNNNNNNNNNNNNNNNNNNNNNNNNNNNNNNNNNNNNNNNNNNNNNNNcacacatatatatgctgatTCTTATCGTATAGTATTTACTATGCAGTATTTTAGTTCCGCCTgaattcataaatattattaagaaTACTTAGCCCTTATCCCtcattatttcccattttctgtcttttttccagATCGAAGTGAACCGCTACATCACCTGGCCGGGCCAAGCGTGCTCTTACAAAATCggcgaaattaaaataaaagagctGCGGCAAAAGGCTCAGAATGCTCTGGGAAATCTGTTCCGATTGCAAGATTTCCACGGCGTGTTGCTGCAGTGCACAGGTCCCTTGAACATCCTGGAACAGTGCGTGAACAACTATATAGAGAGGACGATACCGACCATGACGAAGCCGAAGAAAACGGGAATGGGGACGACGAAGAAAACGGAGTTGGAGAAAACGGAGATAGCTCTAGTCCGGGTGTTACGGAAAACGGTGATGTGGGAGACTCAACTAATTCAGAGAACGCTGGGGCCTCTTTGAAATGCGATGGATATCTTGCTGTGATTTTGTCTGCGTCTATATTGCGCgtattgtatttatttagatAGTCATATTTTTGTTGCTGTGTATCATGTATCCAAACCTTATGTATACGTTTATTCACTGTATGTGTGTTCTGTATATCActttttctgttgtgtttgtaCATTTGTCTCTCGTCCAACTTGTAGCTAATCACATCATAGTCATGTATTGTAAAATATTCCTTtcagata
Above is a window of Penaeus monodon isolate SGIC_2016 chromosome 34, NSTDA_Pmon_1, whole genome shotgun sequence DNA encoding:
- the LOC119594887 gene encoding uncharacterized protein LOC119594887 is translated as MPSLRRCWWPPLLLLCLWAEMGGVWVAPSPLDHSTPTPDLLALTQDFWHWKTQDYPQFATQVGINDNAAGRLDSLNEEHFLQRKAKCETFLERAEGIDPESLSENDFINLEMFKEEVRTYIDNFDYLKFFTPITFLGGPQLGFKFMVEKQMVLQNYNDYQKLLARYGEFPRQTNEILDIMQKNIDSGLMPANWSMFIVIKGSEICSIMLPGDRTCVEKKYISVFVDYIVIIYFLTLLISLLTPPPLTRSPDSPPPSLQEHYIPATRPEVAASSLPGGEDYYLACLKFHTTTQLTPQEIHSLGLSEIKRIEEEVNKTAQEMGLEGHTAAEVFQILKEDPDQRFSSKDELLNTYRQRIYGDIYPLVHQLFDTVPEVNVTVEGVDEPNAVYAYYAEPSMDGSRLGTFFLNSYIYDKHKKYEVTALALHEAIPGHHFHSAYTRMNPATPDFRKYIDGTRMGDVPAKFPLHTVFVEGWGLYAELLGEELGLYADSYQRLGRYSFELLRASRLVVDTGIHALGWSRDRAVKFMLERTGMSETAIQIEVNRYITWPGQACSYKIGEIKIKELRQKAQNALGNLFRLQDFHGVLLQCTGPLNILEQCVNNYIERTIPTMTKPKKTGMGTTKKTELEKTEIALVRVLRKTVMWETQLIQRTLGPL